The genomic stretch CAATCTCACCAACGGCAATAAATTGATGCTGGTTAAACCATTGACGGATCACCGCTAAGTCTTGCTCGATATTGTCGTTCACATAACAAGGGTGCAGTCCCATCATTGAGTGACAGATATCGGGATAACGCGCTTGAGTGGCGAGCATAGGTGCAATCGAATCGAGATCGATATTTGGCAATAAAATCTTGTTAATTCCAACCGCAAGAGCACGTTGTACCACTTGGTCGCGGTCATCATCAAATTCAGTCGCGTAAATATGGGCGTGGCTATCAATCATAATCAACTCAGTAAAGATGTGGTCTGTGCAGTATAAACGACCGTGAGATAATCGTCACATCGATTAGACTTCATTTAGTTGGTAACTTGAGAGGTCGTCACTTCAATAGCAGGTTTCAAGCTTAGTCGAGAGTGATATGATAACGCCATACATTAAAAGCGAGCATGAGTTAGTTTCTCGCTTAGGATCATTAAGGAGAGTTAGGGTGTCTGTATCTATTCAAGGTCAATTTCCAGGTCGTCGTCTACGCCGTATTCGTAAGCATGATTTTAGTCGCCGTTTGGTGGCGGAAAATAAAGTCAGTGTGGACGACTTGATTTACCCGATGTTTGTCTTAATGGGGAAAAACCGTCGTGAAGCCGTCGATTCGATGCCAGGTGTCGATCGTCTCTCAATTGATCTGTTATTAGAAGAAGCCGACTATTTAGCCAAGCTTGGTGTACCTGCGATTGCGCTTTTCCCTGTGGTGAGCCAAGATGTAAAGTCTTTATGTGCCGCTGAAGCCTACAATCCTGAAGGCTTAGTACAACGTGCAGTAAAAGCATTAAAAGAGCATGTGCCAGAACTAGGCGTGATCACCGATGTGGCGCTAGACCCTTATACCACCCATGGTCAAGACGGTATTATCGATGCTGATGGTTATGTGCAAAATGATGAAACGACCGAAGTCTTAGTCAAGCAGGCTTTATCACATGCGGCGGCTGGTGCTGATGTGGTGGCCCCGTCAGATATGATGGATGGCCGAATAGGGAAAATCCGTGAAGCGTTAGAAAAAGCAGGGCATATTCATACTCAAATCATGGCTTACTCGGCCAAGTATGCGTCTAATTATTATGGTCCTTTCCGTGATGCGGTCGGTTCGAGCAGTAATTTAAAAGGTGGTAATAAGAAAAACTACCAAATGGATCCGGCCAATAGCGATGAAGCGATCCATGAAGTGGCGATGGATATCAATGAAGGTGCGGATATGGTGATGGTGAAACCCGGTATGCCGTATTTGGATATTGTGCGCCGAGTTAAAACTGAACTACAAGTACCGACTTTTGCATACCAAGTATCGGGTGAATATGCGATGCATAAAGCTGCGATTCAAAACGGATGGTTGAAAGAGAAAGAAACGGTATTAGAATCCTTGCTTTGCTTTAAGCGCGCCGGTGCTGATGGTATTTTGACGTATTTTGCCAAAGATGTGGCTGAGTGGTTAGCGCAAGATAATATTAGTGCGGATGCGCCGGTTCATGAATAGAAATGTTCTGCGTATTTAATTTCGCTTGATCATTAAATTTATGGAATTGATATAAAAATGGAGCCAGTTAGGCTCCATTTTTTATTGAAAATAACCTAGATTAAATCAAATCGATAATTAACGGCCAACCAATATCGGTTTGACGATTGGCTTCTAACTCAAGCTCGGCATAAGTGAGTGGATTAACCTCAAGCCAAGCCTGTGAGATAGAGAGGGTCATCGCGTCACCATTGGCGCTGAGTGTTACTAAAGGTTGTAAATCAACATCACGCCGATGAGTGAGCAATACCGCAAGGCGTAATATCCTTAATAGTCGCTTACTGCTTTGGTTCGAAAGGGCGTGTTGCTCCGGCAATGAGGTGAGCTGTTCGCGGTAACGACGGATCCACTCTGCCAGTAAATGCTTTTGCGCGCGAGTAAAGCCGGGTAGATCTAAATGTTGAATAAGATAGGCACCATGCTCGCCGCCTTTTTTAAAATCGATACTTAAACCAATTTCATGTAACTCTGCCGCTGATTGCAGTAAAAATGGCGCTTGAGCTTCACTAATCCAGAGCAGAGGATCTTGCCTTTGGGCTGCGTGAGCTTGATTAGGCTGGCACTGCGCGAGTAATTGTAAAGCAGTTTTTGCCACTTGATTCGCATAATGGATATCGACTTGATAACGTTTTTGAACGCTATCAATGGTACGTTGACGAATATCGGAGTGTCGCATTTCACTGATCATTTCATACACTAAACCTTCACGCAGTGCGCCACCGGCTAAGGTCATTGATTCGATCTTTAAACTTTCAAAAATAGCGATCAGAATAGAAAGCCCACTTGGGAACACTAAGGCTCGCTCTAAGGTTAAACCTTCAATATCTAATTCTTCTAAATGCGACGCAGCCATCGCCTGTTTTTGTAAGCGCTTAAGCTTAGGAAGGGTGATCACTTCATCCATGCCCTGTGCGAGCATGATCTCTTGTAGAGCTTGTACGGTACCACTGGCACCGACGCATACATCCCAACCGAGTTGAGTGTATTTGGCTAAAATAGGTTGTAGAGTGGCTTTTGCAGCGTTAATCGCATTATCGAAATTATGTTGGGTTAATTGGCGATCATGGAAATAATGATCGAGCCAAGTGACACAGCCCATCGATAGGCTGATTAATGCTTGGGTTTTAAATTCTTTGCCTATGATTAGTTCGGTACTGGCTCCGCCAATATCAACCACCAAGCGACGACCTAGACCGCCAGAAGTATGGGCGACACCTTTATAAATGGTCGCAGCTTCTTCTTGGCCTGAAATAATCTCAATGTTATGACCAAGTATTTGATTGGCCTGACGCAGAAAAACATCCACGTTGGTAGCAGAGCGTAATGCTGCCGTGCCAACAATGCGAATGTTTTCGGCTGGTATATCTTGTAGGCGCTCAGAAAATAAGTTCAAGCAGTCCCATCCGCGTTGCATCGCTTCTTGGCTTAGTTGATTATTTTTATCTAACCCATTAGCCAGACGCACTTTACGCTTAATTTTTGCCATCGTTTGCACGCTACCGTCGATATGACGGACCACTAACATGTGAAAACTATTCGAACCAAGATCGATAGCGGCGTAAAGTGGTGATGAAACTGCTGTACTCATAAATCAATCACACCTTTTTGTGGTAGCTTATCTATTACTACCTAACTGATTAACTACGTGGTTGGCGTGGTGGACGACGATTATTGTTACGTGCACCATTATTACGATTCGAACCACGAGCGCCGCCGGTATTGGTACGACGATTTGTTTGTGGACGACGTTGCAAGCGTAATGCGGTTGGTAATTCTGTCAATAAAGCATCGGCATCATATTCTGACATTGGGATCGAGTGCTCAATGTACTCTTCAATCGCAGGCAGATTAATGGCGTAATCTTCACAGGCAAAACTAATGGATGAACCACTTGCACCAGCGCGACCAGTACGACCAATTCGGTGTACGTAATCTTCAGCATCATCAGGCAGATCAAAGTTAAAGACATGAGTTACTGCAGGAATGTGTAATCCACGCGCCGCCACATCGGTGGCAACTAAGAAATCCACATCACCACGCGTAAATTCATCTAAGATACGCTCACGTTTTTTCTGTGGTACATCACCAGTTAACAATCCAACACGATGTCCATCAGCTGCGAGGTGACCCCAAACTGATTCACATTTGTATTTAGTGTTAGCAAAAATGATCGCACGCTCTGGCCATTCTTCTTCAATTAATGTTTGAAGTAACGCCATTTTGTGTTCATTGGATGGGTAGAACAACTCTTCCTTAATGTTAACCCCAGTTTTTGTTTCATCTTCAACCACAACATGCTCAGGATTGTGCATGTGCTCAAAGGCTAATTCTTGTACGCGGTAAGACAGCGTGGCAGAAAACAGCATGTTAAGACGATCTTTCGGCTCAGGCATGCGGCGGAACAAGAAACGGATATCTTTAATAAAGCCAAGATCGAACATGCGATCGGCTTCATCTAATACCACAGCTTGAATGCTATTTAAATCGAAGACTTTCTGTTTGTAGAAGTCAATAATACGACCACAAGTCCCGATTAAAATATCCACACCGTCTTGCAGCTTAGTTAATTGCTTATCATAGCTTTCGCCACCGTAAGCTAAACCCGCTTTTAGACCTGTCGTGCCAATCAGACCTTCAGCATCATTGTAGATCTGGATCGCAAGTTCGCGAGTCGGAGCCATAATGATAGCGCGAGGGCTGGTTTTAGCACGGCCTTCTGGAGCTTCAGTTGTGAGTAGGTGATTAAAAGTAGCAGTAAGAAACGCGAGCGTTTTACCTGTACCCGTTTGGGCTTGGCCTGCAATGTCTTGGCCGGTGAGCAGTACCGGCAACGCCAAGGCTTGGATAGGGGTACAAAACTCAAACCCTTTTTTATCCAATCCTTCAATGACTTGGGGTAATAAATCCAAGTCGGCGAATTTTTGCTCTGTGATATGTGTCTTCTTCATAGCTATAGAATATCAGCTTAAGCTTGCAATACGAAAGTAAATCCATTCCAATAGGGAATCTAATTGCTGGTTATCATCCAACCAGCTCATAAAAGTAGACATTGGAGTGCAAGATGAGTGACAAGATTATGCAGCTTTCTGACGAAGGTTTCGAGAACGATGTAATCAAAGCTGCTGGTCCAGTTCTAGTCGATTTCTGGGCAGAATGGTGTGGTCCTTGTAAAATGATTGCCCCAATTCTTGATGAAATTGCCGATGAATATGAAGGCAAGTTGACGATTGGTAAGTTAAACATCGATCAAAATGCAGGAACGCCACCAAAATTTGGTATTCGTGGTATTCCAACATTGCTGCTCTTTAAAGACGGCAGTGTTGCTGCAACCAAAGTTGGCGCGTTATCAAAAACTCAATTAAAAGAGTTTTTAGATGCCAACCTATAATTAATTTTTATATGATTAATTAATACCTAACCGCAGATAATGATGTTATTTGCGGTTTTGTATTTTTTAAAAGCTAGACTAGTCTTAAGTTTAGTGATAATTTATCGGACGTTAAATATACAGCTTTTCATTTCATGGCCGATCCTTAAGGTCATACCTATCTTATAAACCACCAATACAGAATCCTATTTTGACAAAACAAGCATCCACCACAATGAACCTGACTGAACTTAAAAATCGCCCTGTTTCCGAACTTGTTGCGCTTGGAGAGAGTCTAGGTCTAGAAAACTTAGCCCGTTTACGCAAACAAGACATTATTTTTTCTATCCTAAAAGCTCAGGCTAAAGGTGGTGAAGATATATTTGGCGATGGGGTTTTAGAAATTCTTCAAGATGGCTTTGGCTTCTTACGCTCGGCAGATTGTTCTTACCTTGCCGGCCCAGATGATATTTATGTATCACCTAGCCAAATTCGTCGTTTTAATTTACGCACAGGTGACTCGGTAGCCGGAAAAATTCGTCCACCAAAAGATGGCGAGCGTTATTTTGCTCTGCTTAAAGTCAATAAGGTTAACTTTGACCGTCCTGATAATGCTCGTAATAAAATTCTTTTCGAAAACTTAACCCCTTTGCATGCCAACGAACGTATGGTGATGGAGCGTGGTAATGGTTCAACCGAAGATATTACAGCACGTGTTCTTGATTTGGCTTCACCTATTGGGAAAGGTCAACGTGGTCTGATTGTTGCTCCGCCGAAAGCGGGTAAAACCATGTTGCTACAAAACATTGCCCAAAGTATTGCCCACAACCACCCTGAGTGTGAGTTGATGGTATTGCTGATTGATGAGCGTCCTGAAGAAGTAACCGAAATGCAACGCTTGGTAAAAGGTGAAGTTATTGCTTCTACTTTTGATGAGCCAGCGTCTCGCCACGTACAAGTGGCTGAAATGGTAATTGAAAAAGCCAAGCGTTTGGTTGAGCATAAAAAAGATGTGGTCATTTTACTCGATTCGATCACTCGTTTAGCTCGTGCTTATAACACCGTGATCCCATCATCAGGTAAGATTTTAACCGGTGGTGTTGATGCGAATGCCTTGCACCGTCCAAAGCGTTTCTTTGGTGCAGCACGTAATGTTGAAGAAGGTGGTAGTTTAACCATCATCGCAACTGCATTGGTTGATACTGGCTCTAAAATGGATGAAGTTATCTACGAAGAGTTTAAAGGTACCGGTAACATGGAATTGCACCTTAACCGTAAGATTGCGGAAAAACGTGTTTTCCCTGCGATTGATTTCAACCGTTCAGGTACTCGTCGTGAAGAGTTGCTGACCAAAGGTGATGAGCTACAGAAAATGTGGATCCTACGTAAGATTGTTCACCCAATGAGTGAAACCGATGCGATGGAATTCCTGATTGATAAGCTTGCCATGACCAAGACCAATAATGAGTTCTTTGATGCGATGCGCCGTCAGTAATGATGATTTTACCAATCGTATATCTGGCTAGATAATCGCTTAGATTGGTATTTGTTCAAAGGGTTAACTCTACTTTTAATCACCGCTCACATTGAGCGGTGATTTTTATTGTATAGAAGTATATATCCAAGTAACGTCAAGATAATTATCAAAGGAAGATAGCTTATGCGCCAAGGATGGTATGCATTGATTCTTTGTTGTTTGATCGGAGTAGGCAGTCCATTTGCGAACGCTGTATCGATCTCACGAGAAGAGTCTCAGCAATGGTTACAGCAACCTCAGTTGGATGAGATCGTTACTAACTTATACGCGCTTGCGATGAGTGATGATGCTCAATCACTGAACAGCCAACTGAATACTCTCTCGATGCCCAATCAAGAGATAGCCCGTTTTCTATTGTTAAAACAATTAGCCAGTAAACAAGTGGTACTTGGTCTCAATATGGTGACATTTGTTCAAGCGCAAACTCGCCACTTACCGACTTATATGATCGAAGAAACAGGCGATGGTTACCAAACCTCCATTCCTGCTTTTAATGCTTCGATTATTGCGACTCGTCTGATGCAGCAACGCACTCAAACTCAATCCAATTTCAATTTTATTCTGGCAGCAGAAGACAATAATCTTCAACTTCAACAGTGGCTGCAAGGTTCATCGGCGCAAGTTAGCCAACGTGAGGCATTACTTATTTCGGTGATTGATAGCTTATCTCCTCAAGCGTTATCTTATTTAGTTGAACAGATTGCAGGTGTGAAGGTGGTGCAATGGCTTCCGTCTTCCGCGGTGATGGCTAAAATGGCGCAAGCTTCGCAAGATCCACGTATGTATCATTTGCTCTGGAGGATGAAGAGTAATACTGATGCCGAAAAAGAAGTGCAACGATTAGCCAAGGT from Vibrio algicola encodes the following:
- the hemB gene encoding porphobilinogen synthase translates to MSVSIQGQFPGRRLRRIRKHDFSRRLVAENKVSVDDLIYPMFVLMGKNRREAVDSMPGVDRLSIDLLLEEADYLAKLGVPAIALFPVVSQDVKSLCAAEAYNPEGLVQRAVKALKEHVPELGVITDVALDPYTTHGQDGIIDADGYVQNDETTEVLVKQALSHAAAGADVVAPSDMMDGRIGKIREALEKAGHIHTQIMAYSAKYASNYYGPFRDAVGSSSNLKGGNKKNYQMDPANSDEAIHEVAMDINEGADMVMVKPGMPYLDIVRRVKTELQVPTFAYQVSGEYAMHKAAIQNGWLKEKETVLESLLCFKRAGADGILTYFAKDVAEWLAQDNISADAPVHE
- the trxA gene encoding thioredoxin TrxA — translated: MSDKIMQLSDEGFENDVIKAAGPVLVDFWAEWCGPCKMIAPILDEIADEYEGKLTIGKLNIDQNAGTPPKFGIRGIPTLLLFKDGSVAATKVGALSKTQLKEFLDANL
- the rho gene encoding transcription termination factor Rho; the protein is MNLTELKNRPVSELVALGESLGLENLARLRKQDIIFSILKAQAKGGEDIFGDGVLEILQDGFGFLRSADCSYLAGPDDIYVSPSQIRRFNLRTGDSVAGKIRPPKDGERYFALLKVNKVNFDRPDNARNKILFENLTPLHANERMVMERGNGSTEDITARVLDLASPIGKGQRGLIVAPPKAGKTMLLQNIAQSIAHNHPECELMVLLIDERPEEVTEMQRLVKGEVIASTFDEPASRHVQVAEMVIEKAKRLVEHKKDVVILLDSITRLARAYNTVIPSSGKILTGGVDANALHRPKRFFGAARNVEEGGSLTIIATALVDTGSKMDEVIYEEFKGTGNMELHLNRKIAEKRVFPAIDFNRSGTRREELLTKGDELQKMWILRKIVHPMSETDAMEFLIDKLAMTKTNNEFFDAMRRQ
- the gppA gene encoding guanosine-5'-triphosphate,3'-diphosphate diphosphatase, which produces MSTAVSSPLYAAIDLGSNSFHMLVVRHIDGSVQTMAKIKRKVRLANGLDKNNQLSQEAMQRGWDCLNLFSERLQDIPAENIRIVGTAALRSATNVDVFLRQANQILGHNIEIISGQEEAATIYKGVAHTSGGLGRRLVVDIGGASTELIIGKEFKTQALISLSMGCVTWLDHYFHDRQLTQHNFDNAINAAKATLQPILAKYTQLGWDVCVGASGTVQALQEIMLAQGMDEVITLPKLKRLQKQAMAASHLEELDIEGLTLERALVFPSGLSILIAIFESLKIESMTLAGGALREGLVYEMISEMRHSDIRQRTIDSVQKRYQVDIHYANQVAKTALQLLAQCQPNQAHAAQRQDPLLWISEAQAPFLLQSAAELHEIGLSIDFKKGGEHGAYLIQHLDLPGFTRAQKHLLAEWIRRYREQLTSLPEQHALSNQSSKRLLRILRLAVLLTHRRDVDLQPLVTLSANGDAMTLSISQAWLEVNPLTYAELELEANRQTDIGWPLIIDLI
- the rhlB gene encoding ATP-dependent RNA helicase RhlB, whose protein sequence is MKKTHITEQKFADLDLLPQVIEGLDKKGFEFCTPIQALALPVLLTGQDIAGQAQTGTGKTLAFLTATFNHLLTTEAPEGRAKTSPRAIIMAPTRELAIQIYNDAEGLIGTTGLKAGLAYGGESYDKQLTKLQDGVDILIGTCGRIIDFYKQKVFDLNSIQAVVLDEADRMFDLGFIKDIRFLFRRMPEPKDRLNMLFSATLSYRVQELAFEHMHNPEHVVVEDETKTGVNIKEELFYPSNEHKMALLQTLIEEEWPERAIIFANTKYKCESVWGHLAADGHRVGLLTGDVPQKKRERILDEFTRGDVDFLVATDVAARGLHIPAVTHVFNFDLPDDAEDYVHRIGRTGRAGASGSSISFACEDYAINLPAIEEYIEHSIPMSEYDADALLTELPTALRLQRRPQTNRRTNTGGARGSNRNNGARNNNRRPPRQPRS